A portion of the Stigmatella aurantiaca DW4/3-1 genome contains these proteins:
- a CDS encoding endo alpha-1,4 polygalactosaminidase, with the protein MKTRYWQYTVAWVTALAWACASPEVSAEPPATETQSIAFYYGDQVPVAELSHFKQVVLEPGATTPEELKALRANSQVYAYLSVGEVNRNNAAHAQVQPDWIISENAAWGSDVVDPRHAQVRAFLLAQAQALWARGYHGLFLDTLDSPLAVPAPPSVVQARTRALVELLREMHQRLPGVKLLLNRGFELFPEAAPFAAGVVAESLFTGWNAAANRYEPVAEKDRAWLQERLTHLHERHGLPVTVIDYLPPSEREQARTVARSILALGFTPYVTNASLDTLGVGPLEVVPRRVLALYDGAEGAAVQSTLHRLLALPLESLGYTLDYRDVRGELPTMRLAGRYAGVVAWVSGPPLEKPKALRAWLDRQCDDGVRAALFGELGFIQEPGFLARRGLAPVKLEGPVHMGRADALIGFEAPPAPHARSLPILQAASASVRVHLSVRDESNREAAAILSGACGGVAQSPYVLEEGFEGQQRWVLDPFTFLPQALGLEPIPAPDATTENGRRLLVIDIDGEGFGAPAEVLGTPAVGQVLLESLLARHPLPVSMRLPKGALEAPGLRPLARKAARRIHIEEPGHGAPHPAEALLPATPLSLTALSPLMRLEPVKHSREAARTLSPFAYSRLTEVLAWTDHPRRLSPLMISHPVGACTTPAGVRALAKVYSWAQAQPTLPLWRCEYEDRARGFAQATLARTFDGTWQIRGLGALRTLRLPTGWGEPALERSQGVAGFADTPQGRYVSLAAPEAQFVLSETPSAGPRLVWANAPLLDWKQEASTVEVHLRGHLPVALALTGVAQGCRFTGATGTVPGVLADGVTRFHFPTADTGHARLVCF; encoded by the coding sequence GTGAAGACACGTTATTGGCAGTACACGGTGGCATGGGTCACCGCGCTGGCTTGGGCCTGTGCCTCGCCCGAGGTCTCGGCCGAACCTCCCGCCACCGAAACCCAGAGCATCGCCTTCTATTATGGCGATCAGGTTCCGGTGGCCGAGCTCTCCCACTTCAAGCAAGTGGTGCTCGAACCGGGGGCCACGACCCCCGAAGAGCTCAAGGCCCTGCGCGCGAACAGCCAGGTCTATGCCTATCTCAGTGTCGGAGAGGTGAACCGGAACAACGCGGCGCACGCCCAGGTCCAACCCGATTGGATCATCTCCGAGAACGCGGCCTGGGGCAGCGATGTGGTGGATCCCCGCCATGCGCAGGTGCGCGCATTCCTCCTGGCCCAGGCCCAGGCGCTCTGGGCGCGCGGTTATCACGGTCTCTTCCTCGACACGCTGGACAGCCCCCTGGCGGTCCCCGCGCCGCCCTCGGTGGTGCAGGCGCGCACCCGGGCGCTGGTGGAGTTGCTGCGGGAGATGCACCAGCGGCTGCCCGGCGTGAAGCTGCTGCTCAACCGCGGCTTCGAGCTCTTCCCCGAGGCGGCGCCCTTCGCCGCGGGGGTGGTGGCCGAAAGCCTCTTCACGGGATGGAACGCGGCGGCGAACCGCTATGAGCCCGTGGCGGAGAAGGATCGCGCCTGGCTCCAGGAGCGCCTCACGCACCTGCACGAGCGCCATGGCCTGCCGGTGACGGTCATCGACTATCTGCCGCCATCCGAGCGAGAGCAGGCACGAACCGTCGCCCGCTCCATCCTGGCACTCGGCTTCACCCCCTATGTCACCAACGCGAGCCTCGACACGCTCGGGGTAGGTCCCCTGGAAGTCGTCCCCCGGCGGGTGCTGGCGCTCTATGACGGCGCCGAGGGCGCGGCGGTCCAATCGACCCTGCACCGGCTGCTGGCGCTTCCCCTCGAGTCCCTGGGGTACACGTTGGACTATCGCGACGTGCGCGGTGAGCTGCCCACGATGCGGCTCGCGGGACGCTACGCGGGCGTGGTGGCCTGGGTGTCTGGCCCACCGCTGGAAAAGCCCAAGGCCTTGAGGGCCTGGCTGGACCGGCAGTGTGACGACGGCGTCCGCGCAGCGCTCTTTGGCGAACTGGGCTTCATCCAGGAGCCAGGATTCCTGGCCCGGCGGGGCCTGGCACCCGTGAAGCTGGAGGGCCCCGTCCACATGGGACGCGCCGATGCCCTCATTGGCTTCGAAGCGCCCCCCGCTCCCCACGCCCGCTCGCTGCCCATCCTCCAGGCCGCGAGCGCCAGCGTCCGGGTGCACCTGTCCGTGCGCGATGAGTCGAACCGGGAGGCCGCCGCCATTCTCTCCGGTGCCTGCGGGGGGGTCGCGCAGAGCCCCTACGTGTTGGAGGAGGGCTTCGAGGGCCAGCAGCGTTGGGTCCTGGACCCCTTCACCTTCCTCCCCCAGGCCCTGGGCCTGGAGCCCATCCCGGCCCCGGACGCGACGACGGAGAACGGCCGCCGGTTGCTGGTGATCGACATTGATGGCGAGGGCTTTGGCGCTCCCGCCGAAGTGCTTGGAACCCCCGCCGTGGGACAGGTGCTCTTGGAGTCCCTGCTGGCGCGCCATCCACTGCCGGTGAGCATGCGCTTGCCAAAAGGAGCGCTGGAAGCCCCTGGCCTGCGCCCGCTGGCACGGAAAGCGGCGCGGCGGATCCACATCGAAGAGCCCGGACACGGCGCGCCCCATCCGGCAGAGGCGCTTCTTCCCGCGACCCCGCTCTCGCTCACCGCGCTGTCTCCCTTGATGCGGCTCGAGCCGGTGAAACACTCCCGCGAGGCAGCGAGGACTCTCTCACCGTTTGCCTACTCCCGGCTTACCGAGGTCCTCGCGTGGACAGACCATCCGCGCCGGCTTTCTCCCCTGATGATTTCCCATCCCGTGGGGGCCTGCACCACCCCCGCCGGGGTCCGGGCCCTCGCAAAAGTGTATTCCTGGGCGCAGGCCCAACCCACCCTTCCATTGTGGCGCTGTGAGTATGAAGACCGGGCCCGTGGCTTTGCCCAGGCCACGCTCGCGCGCACGTTCGATGGCACCTGGCAAATCCGGGGGCTGGGTGCCCTGCGCACGCTGAGATTGCCCACGGGATGGGGGGAACCCGCCCTGGAGCGATCGCAGGGAGTGGCTGGCTTCGCCGACACACCCCAGGGCCGCTACGTGAGCTTGGCGGCGCCCGAGGCGCAGTTCGTCCTGAGCGAAACACCCTCCGCAGGTCCCCGGCTGGTGTGGGCCAACGCCCCCCTCCTTGATTGGAAGCAAGAGGCCTCCACGGTGGAAGTCCACCTGCGCGGCCACCTGCCCGTCGCGCTGGCGCTCACAGGGGTGGCCCAAGGATGCCGGTTCACGGGTGCCACGGGCACCGTTCCGGGCGTCCTGGCGGATGGTGTGACCCGCTTCCACTTCCCCACGGCGGATACCGGTCATGCGCGGCTCGTCTGCTTCTGA